The nucleotide window cctttaataccaaattttttgggaaaaaaagaacttttttctttttaagttatcgcaaaaaatctGTAAGAGGatagaatttatactttctgaaagctaagttttcataaaatattttagacacaaaaagaattaaaaattgttgctaacgaagggaccaggtccattcacctaaactaaaatttagggtaaaaattcttaaatcgcatattcgatatcaaaatatagtaaccgactTTAGGTGGcacaatatgtttctaattattttgtaaagggctTCGATAAACTAGACCCTAATATGGATATTAAAccaacaaactaaaaattcccatttttggaatttttcaacacttttttgggaattgcgagaTTTCTGaccataaatttcaaaattcgtttttatttttccattttaaatagaaaaatctatatgactgtgaaatttcattaaaaactatacataaacaaaaatttaatttcaattcgaaaaattagtATATacgcaaaaattcaataaaaaaacattttttgtcatatttttcaataaagtattccatgaatttttaattgtcgaAAAGCTCGAATGGAATTATGTTTATTATATCgcattataacatttttaattctatgtataattttaaaaataatcaaaaaaaactgtctcctgtaaaatttatgttttgtcgcttacgataatttggcgccaAGGGCTCGATATGGTCGGGCTAAACATTATTCCTTGTTTTCATACGACTTAGAAAATCCAAAGAAAAAACCCTAACAGGGTCAAATCGCATGATCTCGTTGACCAGTTCACAGCAATTCCAGAGATATGGACCCATGATGCCGCCACCAATCAATGATATTTTGcgatgcattggacgctcttggatttCATAAGGATTGGATTTCATGTGGTTTGCGAATAGTTCTCTTGGTAAAACAATTATGCATCCATTGTGATTTgtcaaaataaactaaataaatggtAGCTAATTTTACAGACGTTGCTTCAACAATATGgtcgctatcaactgtcaaagttcggaaatCTTTATACAACATTCGACGAAGCTTTGAATATTGTTAATGTAGGTAGTTTATTCCTCATATGAACAGCAAGAGCCTATTTGCATTGGCAACTTTTCGTGGTATAAATTGcagtaattttattatgttgagTGATAGTGTAGAGAAGAAAACGGGGTAGGATAAGATGCACGATGTAGCAAGGCTTGCTATTGTAGGggatttttaatgttttgctTTTGAATTGTTGTTAGTTGTCAAAAATTGTTATGCAAAGATTCAAGGCATAGAGAAAAGacatagagcgaaaactctcctgttaaagacctaactcagttatcaGAAACCAAAGGGGTGAtgatgtattagtagaaaaaactatgtgaaaacaaaaacaacactcgtatgtgtgattattttgagttttttctagtttccgcttcCATATTCAAGGCAAAGAGAAACATAGATCGAAAACTATgaaaaaaacgcaaaaaaaaattctcaaaataatcacacatacgagtgttgttatTTATGCAATCCTTAGTGGAATATAGTGACGATGATAACATGAACTATTAAAATTTGACACACATTTGTTACAATAAGTATTTTCGATTTCaagataaactaaatttttatcatgcATTTCAACATAAAAATTGTAGAATATTATGACTGCGCTTTATAAATAGATGTCAAATACAagatacattttatatttaaatacattttttaattttcatattttgtacactatcaaatcaaacattttccaTTTTCGCCTTCAAAATTCTCATCTTCGAATAAATAATATCCCAGTCCACATAGGCCCCAATCAAATGACGCTTATTCTCCGAAGAATCTATAAAGGCCGTACGACCATGCAGCATACGTCTGTTGTTGAAAACAAATAACTCACCaggatttgttttaaattcaacCGTTGATTcgtaagcaatttgtaaaaatttgtcaTAGGCTTCGTACCAAAGATCCACAATTTCCAAAGGCACCGTAAAGTGACTATCGCGTTTGGTGGTATTGTGATTGATGCGATGATAGCGACCATCACAGTCCACACTAAATAGAAACAATTTtcagttatttaaaatattataatagcTTTTTACAATGACTTACTTTATTACTGGCTCCCGCCATATATTATGAAATTCCATGCCGCTATCCTTTCCTATATCATACCAGTCCACCGGAGTCTTTAGCAATACCTCATAGTACTGaggataattttgttttaatttttcggcCACATAAAAACCATCTGTTAGAAGATTTGCTCCACCCGTGGATTTAGATTGTACCAAACAATGTAGAATATTGATACCGGCAATATATTCGTAATATGGCAGGTCTATATGCAGGGGTAAAGGTGTCATTAGATATGCATAGTTGCGAGCATTTTCTTTGGATTTCACTTCAAATTCTTCGCTGtaagtttaaattataaaattagtaAATGTAGTAGCATAATTTCGACCAAACTGCAAAAATTGGCACCAAGAGAATTTTAAGTTgctcaaacattttaattcctttggtttgtcttttattgaaattaaaatttaaatctataTAAAGTAGCCAAATAAATTCTTCATACAGGAAttctaattaaatttctttcattgaaagctgtatttgtaagttaaaagtaatgaaatacatatatttgtaattttgtttgggTTTTGTTGggctttaaaattcaaaatattatgaaacttaaaagcCTTGCCCACCCAATATTAGGTGAGACCGgcaataaatttttagttatttttttaaattattatagttatatgaaaatttttcctAACATCTACTTATGTATTTCCTAACATATACAATTATtcttcctgtatgtagactttattgggctactgtatataaaaatggatgtttgtatgtatgtaagttccgaatgaactcaaaaacgactggaccgattttgatgaactTTTTAGTAAATCTGCAGAATAGCCTAAgggataacaaaaaaaaaacaaaacaaaattgggAAAGGGCATCCAGTCAAGAGACTAGGAAACAGAAAGAGAAAGCGTATCACATCTGGAGGAAAATCGCGAAAGGTCATCTACGCCTAGAGCCGCATAAACGGAAAGAGAACGGGAAtcacggcttcagcaaatgcTTCTCAGTGTATTTTCATCGAGAGCTTCAGAGCTTCATATTAAAAGGCTAGAAGCCAATCGCACCCGATCAagagaaaaaattgatttaaagttGGCTGCATTTCATTACAATAAGAATGATGGCTACAGGAATCATAACGACGTTCTTgttggcgcaatgaacaaactTTACTCacattgcagcattttgaagttccctaaggaatctccggaaagttattctgccaccaaTTATTAAGCCACTTCTAATCCGGCACCAATCCGATTTTCaagcacttccttcaaaatatccgaaactacaactcatgctttcaaatgGCGTCCTTCGGTACTTCGGGGcaacaaaaatcataaacaacgTCGGCTTCATGTCCACttttaaagttcaaggccaaatgtaccaGAGAATTGTGTCATTAGTCCCGCTTCCCAATGATGATGCGAAGTTatttatttcactggaaatgaaGCTGCAGAAGTCGAACGCTATAGACGAACATGCGTTTTCTGCAAGACACTTCTGAcgaaacattctcaaaacaattgttggaaatcgaaaatgaaaaaattctaaatgcaaatgaatatttaagccattgtcgacaaggtattcccaagttttacaaccaactacaaaaattccaattgattgTGGGAACGTGCAATGTTGGCACCAACAAACTATACCAATAAGCACAATGcgcaaattcaattgaaactgcctggcgaaacaatgcaatacaaatcgattgacacagtaatgaacgaaaaACAAGCTGTCAATATCTGAATGCCaccatatgtatttacattgaaggttggatcaccgatAATGCATCTCCACAACTTAAACGCGACAAGATTACGCAACGGAACAAGATTGgccatcaaaaaatgttcaacaaatttaattgaggcaacaatcgTCGGTGGCAGATTCAAATGCGAAGACTAACTGTTTCCAACGATGATTTCCAACGACTTACCATTTGAATTCAAGCGGCTACATTTCCCGTTTCGTCTTGCCTTTTTTAAAGGTCATATCATGGCACTGTACTTATAGATGTCTACTACAACTTTGTCATATGACCACCTAATCCGCCGTCATCTGGCTACAGATAATAAGTGTTTGGCGTGCGAAGTCAGGTCGGCGGAGTCCGAGCTTTAGTTTTGTatgacactgtatattaaatgcaatataaaacagatgttttctaagggtcAGCTAAGGGtcataaaaaatgttgtaaaatcgCCCAATATcaattgtatatatatttttaatcgttTATTCAATCTTTATAATATTTGCCTCACAGCAAtgcaacttaattttaatatatagcacttagagatgctaatcgggactgatttttgaaaatctcggggttcgggatttggtaaagaatcccgacccggggtttcgggattttcggaaaatctaaaatcccgaaatttataagaaagaaacgtacataattatgtctttagaattgaaagaaaatttttaatttagcaattaatttttattagacactaaaaagcataaaagtttacttttgcgccaccttgtataagaAGAactaacaataaagtatgtacattttGTTCACGAAAAAtcatatagcagaaacgcattctacggaagaTTCTAacaaattttccccaagaaaccatagatctaaaatcaaatcctattttacgcatttcgtcttttatccaatgatatttcagtacatatttatttttttattagtagctttttattggataaaagacgaaatgcacaagataggatttgattttagaattATGGTTTCATGAGGAAactttcatagaattttccgtagattgcgtttctgctatacgattttttactttttgatcatGCATACGAATCGTCctagcctaatgtacatactggtaaaaaaCAGTACCTTATCTTATAGcattttagcaatcgaaataatttgttcgagctcctcatctgagataaaatctatttcatttgacgaggatttaaattgagttttgttagacaacttacaaaaaaaagtgaagaatttattttctagagccctactcaaggaaaaccaaaaaaaacaattttctttgagCACAGAATATTGTACCAAAAAATTGTCCTTGAACAAATGATACcttccattttttaatttagccaCAATTAGCCATTGTTGGTTAACAACATAAGAAATTCAGAGTGAGACCATGTAaagtaacttttattttgtaacatACTTAGAATCCAATTTCCAATGTTTAGCGTGTTATTTCTAATAGTATAATTTTTACGACATCAAACTACAAAAACTAGGGATATTTCGAGATATACTTCTTCAAAGTACcctaattatattaattattctCTTTCtcgtaataatattttttgaataatattttagaataaaaaactgTCAAGGATTAATGTAATACTAAGTTGATAAAGATTGGACAATtagttttaaccttttcaaaacgtttgtttatttctgataaactaactcacgactgcaacctctgccactatttataacactgccatctgcattctagattgctctttaactgtctagagctttctaatacatacgccatctgtggtgtactttctacaatgttctttaacagaatattcgaattcgaatatacggtcgcagcaaacagcgttgccaacttacgatcaatggtcaactgaacgcttttattcaatgttaatgcccacagatatgttaaggtttgggcactgctatttgaaagcattatgcaacttaaaatcagccgttaaaatcgttatatttgcattcaagtacaatttcgtaacaatatatatacaaatatgtcAATAATTGTTTTCATTCCTAAGTTTCAATAATCCCGAGAATCCACCATTATATATATTATGGTACAATGGctcatatttaaagaaaatcgaaTGTATAGATTTTGGGATATCTTTTGTTCAAGGGCGATTTTCTATGCTATATCCTGATATGAACAGAAACGATTTTCTATCAATGATGAGATCCAAAATGATAAAATCTGATCTCACGAAATTTGAACGAAATAAACCGTATTTCGAAATTCTGGAGAACTTCAAATCTTGTACGGCCATGAAAAACATGTATGCCAAATATTGCCGAATTCCgaattacaattttttgaaaattttttgtttcgtcCCACTATGTAACTACATCTAATTATATTTACCCATAAGTAGTCCTTTTAATAAATCCAATACGATCGGCTAATTGCCTACATACAGTCGTATCATGAGGAGCATTTTTTATGATACTAACACCATATACAGCTAGAGATTTCAGCCAATTGTAAAGATCTGCAAACATatgtaaacaatttcaaaatcattAATCTTAACTCTAATCTAATTCTTTATaagttcattttaaataaatgccatattatgtattataaatatattatttaacactttctaacctttttcattcataaaaacaatccacaaaataaatatttctcaatcTTTGTCCTACATAAAACCACTACAAGTTCTATAAAAATCACTTCAAATCACATTAACACCACCTTGAACTTACCCAAGTCATTTGCAATAATCTtttgaaaatcataaattttcaaaatgtcatTGAAGTCTTGTTGGCCCCACATTATTTCCTTTGGCTTATAAACTTCTTCAATGTATTTCTTGCGCTGTTCCGCACTAAAATCGCGTTGCCTTAGCcattttaaatcgtattttgATTTGTGGGCATCTTGCCAATCTACGTTTATTGCCTTTTCGTTGCAGTCAACAGTTACTTGTGTGGCACGTATGGCCGTTTCAGTGCTGCAACGTTCCCAATTGATTTTACGACTTTTGGTCGTGTCGTGAAAGCATTCACTGCATTGGCAATTATCTCGTAACCAAACTGTGGGAAATTTCATTTCACGTCTATCGTCTGTGGTACTGGCAGACTGTCCCTCACCCTCTTTCACGATTATCAATTTACCATCATTCATCAGCTGTGTGCTAAGCAAACGTTTGAGGATATTGTATGTAGTTGCAACACAAGTACTTTTAGTACAGTTTGTTAATATGCCTCGCaacatttgttgttttgttgggGAATAATTGAAATTTGCTGCTAAATGTATGAACAACCGCGCGAGTTCTTTGTACTGAATTTAATTGTTAAAGTGCTTAATTAAATACGAGCGTTTGGCTATCAGCGCACTAGTGGACAATAAACCGACAACAGCTGATCTGCTGATAAGGCAATTGTTGATAAATTGAATGTATAAGCGCCTATaagattatttgtttaaaatttcgaatatgGTTGATAATACTTTGTATTAATTACAATTGTTTGTTGACAATGATTACACTAGAAATCTATTGATATTATATATTTGAGAATAAAGACAATAATTTATTCatagaatattaaaaattactctCTAAATAGACAGCATATAGACTAGACATACACTAGACTATTTGAAAGAATACAATTCAACATTAGTGTTTGTTTATGTGAAAAATAAaggttttgtattttgtataccTCAGCTATAAATCGTTATCAGTTctcaaaacatataaatataatcAAGTACTTTTATACCCACCAAAAATTGAGGGGTAAATTGATTTTGCCATTCTGTTTGtaacatatcaaaatattggtcatagaaccaaaaagtatatatatcttGGGTCCTcataaaattctaaaacaatcttgccatgtccgtccgtctgtctgtatgttgagaACAAGATTTCGTTTGATgcattttccacaaatactctctgttgatattGGAAATGGGACATATTGATCCCTGATTTCATCTAGTCCCCATAAATATGTCTCCCGGAAAACTGCTTATAAAATTTGGCACGAATTAGTTCatagtactctgaaattatgcTGTGAAGTATGGCGAATATCCGGCAACATTTACCCCTAGTCCACaaaattaatatcgtgataaaATTGGACATACACAAGTTTTATATTATCCACTATCCACTAAGATctacttttgtgaggatcggtccataattgactctACCTCCCaaataacccctatatcagaaaaacattttattgtcacatactTACTTGCTGGTGGGTATAGGTGTTTAGCTTCACAGGTAGCCCCGATAGACTAGTCATAACGTGCAAGAGGGAAGGCGGTAATTCTAGtgataggttaggttaggttcaatgggtagccactcttcaagcagctcacttgggtccattcaaaactgatcccgttgtgatacccaaggCGTAAACATCTTGGTAATAATTATAGGTCCgttgtttccaggctaaaccaaccagattctctgatgaaagagtagattcgtctaagactcatccttgatagctcatctaagcatgaaTGGTATGGTAATCCAAGGATGCGTTTCCTCAGGTTTATCAGAGCCGGacattggcagaataggtgtGACACCTATTCTTCATTGTGGCATCTGctacagtagtcattataccgtaggcccaatctcctagcatgtgtcccaattatacagtgtcccgtaatgaaggagacaattagccttatttgttCACGAtgaaattccataagtagattcgtcctgctagcatcatatacgggccaagtagacctAGTTATAACACAGGTAGACTCATTGGTCAAAATTTTAGTGATAAGTATAGAAGAACTTCACAGAGCGCAGACCATCATGCGACAGATACAGTGGTGCCATTTGCATGGCCGGTCTAATTAACCATCTGCTTTTACTTCAGAGATAATTCGAAGAGGTTACTAAAGGATCTTTCCTCTAAAAGCCTGGGACGCAGATCACCCAGTGCCGGATAGTTACAGAAGAAGTGTATGATGGTATTTTCCTCCTCCTTTTTTTGACAACTCCTACAGAAGCCATGGTGAATCAGCACAATTCTTGCAGCATGGATACCGAAAATGCAATGCCCGGTGATCATGCCTCGATGTTGTATAAACACAGGGATTTGATTGCAACTTTACTGTATTATTTACCCTGAATAATACTACAACCATTTGGAAGTCTAAAGAATGCCCCAGTTATCAAGGTTGCTATACTTCCTTATACCCTTTCGAAGAATACACAGTTAGAGGCTCTATCCATTGCACCATAGAACAGTATCGGTTTAGTAACCGTGTCGACTAGCCAGTCCACGTTCCAGGATCTATTACCCCCTCTCGTGccactgcacagtggtttagaaacttttttttttggaaataattcggtatctcggaaaCTATTGGTAATACGGGtaagtttgtgccccctcaaagttggtcacctcgggtctcaaaacttttaaaaaaaatccccaaaaattcatttatgaccggaatgagctgaaatttaaaatataaatagcccttgagaagatctacaaaaaatatgcttacacgt belongs to Calliphora vicina chromosome 4, idCalVici1.1, whole genome shotgun sequence and includes:
- the LOC135956899 gene encoding gamma-butyrobetaine dioxygenase-like, producing the protein MLRGILTNCTKSTCVATTYNILKRLLSTQLMNDGKLIIVKEGEGQSASTTDDRREMKFPTVWLRDNCQCSECFHDTTKSRKINWERCSTETAIRATQVTVDCNEKAINVDWQDAHKSKYDLKWLRQRDFSAEQRKKYIEEVYKPKEIMWGQQDFNDILKIYDFQKIIANDLDLYNWLKSLAVYGVSIIKNAPHDTTVCRQLADRIGFIKRTTYGEEFEVKSKENARNYAYLMTPLPLHIDLPYYEYIAGINILHCLVQSKSTGGANLLTDGFYVAEKLKQNYPQYYEVLLKTPVDWYDIGKDSGMEFHNIWREPVINVDCDGRYHRINHNTTKRDSHFTVPLEIVDLWYEAYDKFLQIAYESTVEFKTNPGELFVFNNRRMLHGRTAFIDSSENKRHLIGAYVDWDIIYSKMRILKAKMENV